One part of the Drosophila teissieri strain GT53w chromosome 3R, Prin_Dtei_1.1, whole genome shotgun sequence genome encodes these proteins:
- the LOC122618930 gene encoding spaetzle-processing enzyme, with protein MDFLRVYISFLLLVHLAESAFLPCLPDEICTRLSECSPLLPFLKPQHMTSAEMEIFSPRQCGYDPNSVELVYRVFVCCPAWDYVLPNRRICGQTPAADRVTSGKEAGLNEMPWMAMLLYAELYMPAWRGGLVSMCAGSLITNRYVLTAGHCLERSGYELRRVRLGEHDTTSNPDCTEVNGRRKCAAAYLEMDVQLAIRHKDYMVIDHRPYNDIGLLRLRFPVRYTDAIKPICIQLGSYEFSNPSFDNYTLQVAGWGLTLWEGYSNVLLRAHVTGRKPDKCPPSLGLNEDTQICAGGLGGRDTCKGDSGSPLMAAMGRADEEFVYLAGITSYGYNECGSGPAAYTKTSKFLQWIQWNMWKQHTLIY; from the exons ATGGACTTCCTCCGAGTGTATATATCctttctgctgctggtgcacTTGGCTGAATCTG CGTTTCTGCCTTGTCTACCGGATGAGATATGTACCCGACTATCCGAATGCTCTCCACTTTTGCCCTTTCTGAAGCCCCAACACATGACGTCAGCCGAAATGGAGATATTCAGCCCCAGACAGTGCGGCTATGACCCCAATAGCGTGGAATTAGTGTACAGAGTTTTCGTGTGCTGTCCGGCATGGGATTACGTTTTGCCAAATCGCCGGATATGCGGACAAACACCGGCCGCTGATCGAGTTACTAGTGGGAAAGAGGCGGGCCTCAACGAGATGCCTTGGATGGCCATGCTTCTATATGCGGAACTCTACATGCCGGCGTGGAGGGGAGGACTTGTGTCCATGTGCGCAGGATCCCTTATCACCAATCGCTACGTGCTGACCGCAGGCCATTGTCTGGAGAGATCGGGATACGAACTCAGGAGGGTGCGCCTTGGCGAACATGACACCACTAGCAATCCCGACTGCACCGAGGTGAATGGCAGAAGGAAGTGCGCTGCAGCGTATCTGGAGATGGACGTGCAGCTGGCTATCAGGCataaggactacatggtcatCGACCACAGGCCCTACAATGACATCGGCCTGCTGCGACTCAGATTCCCAGTGCG ATATACCGATGCAATCAAACCCATTTGCATTCAGCTTGGCAGCTATGAATTCTCGAATCCCTCCTTTGACAACTATACATTGCAAGTGGCCGGCTGGGGATTGACTCTCTGGGAGGGTTATAGCAATGTGCTACTACGGGCCCATGTCACTGGTAGGAAGCCGGATAAGTGCCCACCATCCTTGGGATTGAACGAGGACACCCAGATATGCGCCGGCGGCCTGGGAGGCAGGGACACCTGCAAGGGCGACTCCGGCAGCCCGCTGATGGCCGCCATGGGTCGAGCTGACGAGGAATTCGTATATCTAGCTGGAATCACATCTTATGGCTACAATGAGTGCGGATCCGGACCGGCAGCTTACACAAAGACATCCAAATTCCTGCAATGGATTCAATGGAACATGTGGAAACAGCATACgcttatatattaa
- the LOC122621885 gene encoding spaetzle-processing enzyme yields MQVLKPRDMTQPEKDVFAHRQCGLDPPGRELVYRVYVCCPELGDVLPGNQTCGQTPPVFRTPSGGHAELNEYPWLALLVYGNRLSLTRYVLTAAHCVTGDYLTHNDLVLKSVRLGEHNTSTNPDCITLDSGYHQCAPPHRQVNVEQVTVHPGFFSIGTAFINDIALLRLQFPVRYTKQIRPICLVDADTHLQGLRIASWGAGEAEGSQTVIMSTIRERNPYDCQNRYPLFQAASQMCAGGQRERDTCAGISGSPLMGIMGRDLDEFFFLAGISSYGQQHCYSAGVPGVYTKTGHFLKWIKANLAP; encoded by the exons ATGCAGGTCCTGAAGCCCAGGGACATGACTCAGCCGGAGAAGGATGTGTTTGCCCACAGGCAGTGTGGCTTGGACCCCCCTGGACGCGAGTTGGTGTATAGGGTCTACGTTTGCTGTCCAGAGCTGGGTGACGTCCTGCCCGGCAACCAGACCTGCGGGCAAACGCCGCCAGTGTTCCGAACTCCGAGTGGCGGACATGCAGAGCTCAACGAGTACCCGTGGCTGGCACTCTTGGTGTATGGGAATCGGCTATCCTTGAC CCGCTATGTGCTGACCGCTGCCCACTGCGTGACCGGTGACTACTTGACCCACAATGACCTGGTGCTGAAGAGTGTGCGCCTGGGCGAGCACAATACGTCCACGAACCCCGACTGCATCACGTTGGATAGCGGATATCACCAGTGCGCTCCGCCACATCGGCAAGTAAATGTGGAGCAAGTTACAGTGCATCCGGGTTTCTTTTCGATTGGCACAGCCTTCATCAACGACATCGCGCTCCTCCGTCTGCAGTTTCCAGTTCG GTACACGAAACAGATCCGACCCATTTGTCTAGTGGATGCGGACACCCACTTACAGGGCTTGCGAATCGCTAGCTGGGGTGCAGGTGAAGCTGAAGGCAGTCAAACGGTGATCATGAGCACGATCAGGGAAAGGAATCCATATGATTGCCAGAATAGGTATCCCCTCTTCCAGGCCGCGTCCCAAATGTGCGCCGGTGGCCAGCGGGAAAGGGACACCTGTGCGGGCATCTCCGGCAGTCCGCTAATGGGCATCATGGGACGTGATTTGGACGAGTTCTTTTTTCTGGCGGGCATTTCCTCATATGGACAGCAGCATTGCTATTCTGCTGGTGTTCCAGGTGTCTACACAAAAACTGGCCACTTTTTGAAGTGGATTAAGGCTAATTTGGCGCCCTAA